One stretch of Anolis sagrei isolate rAnoSag1 chromosome 11, rAnoSag1.mat, whole genome shotgun sequence DNA includes these proteins:
- the NPDC1 gene encoding neural proliferation differentiation and control protein 1 isoform X2 has product MKKAALLLLWLPLAGAFLAAPFDSCPRNLDCTLQRREFCLPGSGACGPCLPQFTEDAEGRCTPKTPAMAAAVRASLPNLEEEIDLVANAASQIHLRQNGTTTPRGPPSRVGAQKSRKGSPAPTAPVESSPVESPRLSSNDALILGMIVVCTAAGIAALVVAAVCWCRLQKELRLAQKADYLTQRVPGPPSYDAVSPGDKKLAQSAQMFHYQHQKQQMLSVEKQKEETKPPESASSDEENEDGDFTVYECPGLAPTGEMEVKNPLFDDASLHPPLPLPPSRKPHP; this is encoded by the exons ATTCCTGCCCCCGGAACCTGGATTGCACCCTACAGCGGAGGGAGTTCTGCCTGCCCGGGTCTGGCGCCTGCGGCCCCTGCCTGCCCCAGTTCACAGAGGATGCAGAGGGGAGATGCACCCCGAAGACCCCCGCAATGGCCGCCGCAG TGCGAGCTTCGCTACCCAACCTAGAGGAAGAAATTGATCTGGTGGCGAATGCCGCCAGCCAGATCCACCTGCGCCAAAATG gaactacaactcccaggggcCCGCCCTCCAGGGTCGGCGCGCAGAAGAGCCGGAAGGGAAGTCCTGCCCCCACGGCACCCGTCGAAAGCTCTCCGGTGGAATCGCCCCGACTGTCCTCCAACGATGCTCTCAtcctgg GGATGATTGTCGTCTGTACAGCCGCAGGCATCGCAGCTTTGGTGGTGGCCGCCGTTTGCTGGTGCAG GCTGCAAAAGGAGCTGCGTCTGGCCCAGAAGGCAGACTACCTGACCCAGAGGGTTCCTGGCCCGCCATCCTACGACGCCGTTTCG CCTGGGGATAAGAAGCTGGCCCAAAGCGCCCAGATGTTCCACTATCAGCACCAGAAGCAACAGATGCTCTCCGTCGAAAA GCAGAAGGAGGAGACCAAGCCCCCCGAATCGGCTTCTTCAGACGAAGAGAATGAGGATGGCGACTTCACGGTCTATGAATGCCCTGGATTGGCACCC ACCGGCGAAATGGAAGTGAAGAACCCGCTTTTCGATGATGCTTCCTTGCACCCaccgcttcctcttcctccttcacgcAAACCGCACCCGTGA
- the NPDC1 gene encoding neural proliferation differentiation and control protein 1 isoform X1: MKKAALLLLWLPLAGAFLAAPFDSCPRNLDCTLQRREFCLPGSGACGPCLPQFTEDAEGRCTPKTPAMAAAVRASLPNLEEEIDLVANAASQIHLRQNGTGTTTPRGPPSRVGAQKSRKGSPAPTAPVESSPVESPRLSSNDALILGMIVVCTAAGIAALVVAAVCWCRLQKELRLAQKADYLTQRVPGPPSYDAVSPGDKKLAQSAQMFHYQHQKQQMLSVEKQKEETKPPESASSDEENEDGDFTVYECPGLAPTGEMEVKNPLFDDASLHPPLPLPPSRKPHP, translated from the exons ATTCCTGCCCCCGGAACCTGGATTGCACCCTACAGCGGAGGGAGTTCTGCCTGCCCGGGTCTGGCGCCTGCGGCCCCTGCCTGCCCCAGTTCACAGAGGATGCAGAGGGGAGATGCACCCCGAAGACCCCCGCAATGGCCGCCGCAG TGCGAGCTTCGCTACCCAACCTAGAGGAAGAAATTGATCTGGTGGCGAATGCCGCCAGCCAGATCCACCTGCGCCAAAATG GgacaggaactacaactcccaggggcCCGCCCTCCAGGGTCGGCGCGCAGAAGAGCCGGAAGGGAAGTCCTGCCCCCACGGCACCCGTCGAAAGCTCTCCGGTGGAATCGCCCCGACTGTCCTCCAACGATGCTCTCAtcctgg GGATGATTGTCGTCTGTACAGCCGCAGGCATCGCAGCTTTGGTGGTGGCCGCCGTTTGCTGGTGCAG GCTGCAAAAGGAGCTGCGTCTGGCCCAGAAGGCAGACTACCTGACCCAGAGGGTTCCTGGCCCGCCATCCTACGACGCCGTTTCG CCTGGGGATAAGAAGCTGGCCCAAAGCGCCCAGATGTTCCACTATCAGCACCAGAAGCAACAGATGCTCTCCGTCGAAAA GCAGAAGGAGGAGACCAAGCCCCCCGAATCGGCTTCTTCAGACGAAGAGAATGAGGATGGCGACTTCACGGTCTATGAATGCCCTGGATTGGCACCC ACCGGCGAAATGGAAGTGAAGAACCCGCTTTTCGATGATGCTTCCTTGCACCCaccgcttcctcttcctccttcacgcAAACCGCACCCGTGA
- the FUT7 gene encoding alpha-(1,3)-fucosyltransferase 7, with translation MELPFGVTILFGSLFSLALTLNELLTGGSDPLTVLVWEWPDGQTPDLSGDVCSQLFGLVDCRLTTDRNVYGWAEVAVFHHRELRHSPPPKAKGHSGQSWVWVSLECPEHTKGNGSEADWTWVMTYRRNSDIFMPYGKLVPRPPGDGEVDIPEKSGLVVWVVSHFRRTQARAKAYYELSKHIKVDVFGRAAGRPLAPEDLLPTISRYRFYLAFENALHQDYITEKLWRNALQAGSVPIVLGPPRDNYEAFLPGGAFLHLDDFPSIQDLAHFLLNMEEDIYRGFFAWRKHHAVKTYQDWRERFCTICSHYPRLKQKGPGPKGGSSVMDTA, from the coding sequence ATGGAGCTCCCCTTTGGAGTGACCATCCTCTTCGGAAGCCTCTTCTCGTTGGCCTTGACCTTGAATGAACTTTTGACCGGTGGCAGTGACCCCTTGACTGTCCTGGTATGGGAATGGCCTGATGGCCAAACCCCGGACCTCTCGGGCGACGTCTGCTCCCAACTCTTTGGCCTCGTGGACTGCCGCTTGACCACTGACCGGAACGTTTATGGCTGGGCCGAGGTAGCCGTCTTCCACCACCGGGAACTGCGtcactcaccacctccaaaggcCAAAGGCCACTCTGGACAAAGCTGGGTCTGGGTCTCCTTGGAGTGTCCAGAGCACACCAAGGGCAACGGCTCAGAAGCGGACTGGACCTGGGTCATGACTTATCGTCGCAATTCGGATATCTTCATGCCTTATGGGAAGCTTGTGCCAAGACCACCAGGGGACGGAGAAGTGGACATCCCCGAAAAGTCCGGTCTGGTGGTCTGGGTGGTCAGCCACTTCCGTCGGACACAGGCGCGGGCCAAAGCCTACTATGAGCTCTCCAAGCACATCAAGGTGGACGTCTTTGGTCGAGCGGCCGGCCGGCCCTTGGCCCCGGAGGACCTCCTGCCCACCATCTCCAGGTACAGGTTCTACCTGGCCTTCGAGAACGCCCTCCACCAGGACTACATCACCGAGAAGCTCTGGCGCAATGCCCTGCAGGCCGGCAGCGTCCCCATCGTCCTGGGCCCCCCTCGGGACAACTACGAGGCCTTCCTCCCTGGCGGGGCCTTCCTTCACCTGGACGACTTCCCCTCCATCCAAGACCTGGCTCACTTCCTGCTCAACATGGAGGAGGACATCTACCGGGGCTTCTTCGCTTGGAGGAAGCACCATGCGGTCAAGACCTACCAGGATTGGAGGGAGCGCTTCTGCACTATCTGCTCTCACTATCCACGCCTGAAGCAGAAGGGGCCTGGCCCCAAAGGTGGGTCCTCGGTTATGGACACTgcctga